The DNA window AACAAATCTCCATGTTTCTTCAGCCATTCATCGCTGAAGGTAAAGCAATAGCTGTCCGAGCCACGAAGAGATTCATAGCCTAACTCGCCAACGAGTTCTGTTTCCTTGAGCCAATCAAAATCGGCATAAACACATAGCGTCTTCATCGTTTACTCCTTTTTTGAAGCACGTTCCCTCGTCTTCAAACTCAAATCCTGCAAGGTTTTTCCCAATTTGTCTTCTTTGGCCAACCACAGAATATCATCATCAAGCTGTAAAGCATACAGCACACGCAAATAGATTCCGATTGCTACGGTCGGTGCACCTTTCTCTATTCGGGACACAGTCAATGGAGAGCAAGTGGCACGTTCCGCCACCTGAGCCACACTCAGATTCCTGCGCAAGCGAGCCAGTTTAATCTGCTCTCCCACAACTGACATTTTCTGCTCCAACTTTCGGGGCAACTTGGTTCCCATTGTATTTTTAGTCATAATCAACTTATCATATAATATGCAAAGATATTACTTTTTACCTATTTAATGATATATTGCGGACGCAAAAATCACAAATTCAAAAGATACGACTATTAAATACTGATTTTGCTACCAAAATAGAGATTTCAAAGAAGCAGACTTCTACCTTTATCTATGTTATAGTCAAGATAAAAGCCAGCTTCTTCAATTTAAGCATCACTCGATGGGCTTCACCAATTCTTCATCCTGCCATTCCGCAAGAGAAACAATCGCATTGTATTGCTCCAAAGTCAAATCCGATTCACTATCGTCTGAGCATTCGTATTCCCACGGCAGTTCGTAAACAGTACCTTCTTCCTGATAACCCATATAGTTATGGTACGTATTAGGAATTAACCGCACATAATCTTCTTCGCGCAGAATCATCAAAAGTTTCTCGGCATCACGAATCAATAATGGCACTCCGACCTTATATAGAGCAGTGGCAACCTCAATGGCCAGCTCGACATTTGCCGAGTAGCTATTAGAAACAACTATCATCCAACCCTGCTGTGGCACCTTCGATGCAATGATGTTCAAGCGCGAAAACCCCAACTCGCCATAGTGGTCTGTTGCAAACCGTATAAAATCCTCCGGGCTGTCAATGTCATAGAGTTTATCTACATCTACGAATTTCACTCGTTTGTAATAGACTACATCTCGCAGTTCTTCCGGGATATTCGGTTGTTCTTCGCAGAGACGGTTTCCAATACTTCGCTTCCGGTAGTATGCCTCATAAGCCTCGTTAGCGATACGATAATATGTGCAATATTGCCGAATGGTCATAGTCTTCAGATGAAGTGCGGAATGTTCCTTCGCAGAATCCTCCAAAGCCTTTATCGCTGTTTCCCGATCTTCCACATTAATCTTAAAGCTCGGAGCTATCCTATTGAGTTCCTTTCGTGCAATCCGCCCAATCCGTTGCTGGCACGGCAGATTGTGCGCCACATAGTCGTTGAACCCATCAGGATTTGCAACAATAACATCAACCAGCCTCTGCAAATAGCAGAAAAGTCGGGCAAGGGAATCCTGATACCATCCGTCATCTGATTCTCCGTCGGCACAAGAGGAGCGATTTGTTATGACGAAATGCGCATGTTTTCGGTCTGTAATGCGAATCGACCGGAACTCTTCGTATTTATAAGAGGTAACATGAAACCACTGCGTTTCCGTTGGATTGAACGCAAGCCAGTCCGCAAGGAAGGCTTCTTTGCTTTGATACTCTCCCGAAGCAATCAGTTCCTCGACATCACCCCATTCCTCTGGAGTGGGTCGCGGTACCACAATGTAGAAGCCACGGTATTCATCATCCCCCATTACGGTAAGTTGCTCGAACTGATGCTGAATTTCAACTAGACGTTCCAGCATATTGCCGCTAACTGTGATTTCACAATGACGCATTTCACCCATTGCTTCTATATGCGAAGCGTTCAAGCCAACCTCATTTGCCAAATCAATAAAGAGTTTTCTATCTATTATTCTTTCATCCATTGCTTAATGATCATTAAATTTCAACATGCTTTTTCGGATCAAACCCATTCACAATGTGCTCATTCGCAAAAATATATCCCATCTGATTACAGATTACTTTTGTACTACCAATCTCTGTGTCTATATTGGTATGTGAATGTCCATAAATCCAAATATCTATCCGACTGTTGGCAATCCAATCACCATATTCGCTAGCAAATGCACTATTCAGTACGGAGTTCTTGTGCTGTGGATCAATCACCTCCAAAGTAGGCAAATGATGAGTAACCACCACAATATGACCAGCCGTGCTCTCTTCGACACTTTTCCGGATAAAATCAATACAGGTCTCATGCATCCGATTGAATTCCTCTACCTGTAACAATTTTCCGTCAAATTTGATTTGGCGAAAGTCATTCATACCTTTCCACACGAAATACTCGTCATTCGGGTTAATCCGTGACCATAGCGTACTCAGGACAAAATCGGTATCATCGATACGGATTACCTGATTCTGATAGAACCCTACATTCTCACGGAACATCCACTTCCATTGTAGCCCTCGTTCCATCACGTCCGAATAATTATAGTATTCGTGATTGCTGGGAACAATCAGAACCTGCCTGTAATTATCCGAAGCCCATTTCCAGAATTTCATCATAGGAGCTATCCTATCCCTAAGATAGAATATATCTCCAGCCAAAACCAGCACGTCACCGGTAACAGGCAATTCATTATGCTTTAAATATCTGCTGTTCTCCCTTAACTCCAGATGTAAATCGCTCATGTATTGTATCTTCATTGCTCTTTCATTTTTGATTCTTCAACTTGTTTTTCAATAATTGTCTTCACCTGTGCAAATGGAACCGGCATAAAGTTGTTGTTATCAACACCTACGTCATATTGTGTAGGATAGAGGTACTGAAGCCGTGTGGCATCAATCCCAGTGTTATCCTTCCTCGTATGTACATGACCGAACAGTTGCCATACATCTTTATAGCCGCCATCAAAGCACAGAAACGGATAGTGATTCAAATATATCTTCTGTTTATCCACTTCTATATGCATCTGCATGGTCACACCTATCAATATACCCTGCCTCAAGTTCTTTAAATCATGGTTGCCGAGAATCAGATATATCTTGCCATTCAATCTATCAAGAATTTTAGTCCATTCAGCTGAACCGCCCAGACAGAAATCACCCAAGTGAAAAACAGTATCATCCAAGCCAACTGTATTATTCCAATTGGAGATAATCGTTTCATTCATCATTTCCACATTCTCAAAAGGTCTGTTGCAGAAACGAATGACATTTCCGTGATAAAAGTGGGTATCAGATGTAAAAAATACTTTGCTGCCATCAAATTTATAATTCATTTCTTCTCAATTTATGTGCATCACTGCACGTTAATAATCTGTTTGTCAATCACCCATCAGACGGAAATGACAGAAAAGCATCGTAAGGTAACTGTCACAAATGGGTATAAAAACAAAATAGTTGGAAAGTTCGGTAAAGACTCTCCAACTATTCAGTTTATATTTTCAATCAGGGTAGAATAAACTACACCATGCTATGTTCTTCGTTGGAAAGTATTTATAATACAAGGTTCAATGCCAAAGACATGAACACACAACACAGATTCAGGACGTTTGTTACCCCAAATTGTGACCTTAGATAATATGTTCATTCTATTTCTCTGCATTGCCAGTTTTTATATCGTTTCAAAAACAGCGCAAAATTAGCAAATAAATCCTATATCACACATTACTTTCCGAGAAAATCCACGTAACCTTTTGGTCTATATGCCACATAAAAACTGAACCTATGCAATTAATGCACAGATTCAGTTCCTTATCATTTAGCTCACTCCATTGATTCCCGAATAATCCGCCGAGTCTCTTTCTTATACTCCTTGCGGTCATATTCGAATCCCCTGCACATCCAACAGCTACACGGAGTACCTGTTGTTTTGTAAACTTGTGCCCATTTCTCTTTTGCCAATTCAAACCAACGGGGATGCTCATAATAGCTTCCATCCTCACGAATGATGCAATGACCATAAGCGGCATAAAGAATCATGCGAGCCTTAAACACACGAGCCATTTGTTGGCGTCTCCAAAATTTGTTTCTTTTGTCCATCGTCTCTTTCTATTAAAGTTAGGATGAACGATGATGTTACTTTGGTGAGACTTAATATATCCATAGAATTATACTTTTAATAATCAAATTATTGCAGCTGTATATCATTCTTAATCTTCCATCTGATTAGAGAGAATCTTCATCATCCTCTTCCTCAAAACCTTCTGATGCATTTGCTATCAGTGCCTTCCCTATTTCCAATTGTAGGTATTTCGGAAGACGAAGCAGTTTTGCCATAAGATGGCTATAAGTGAACTCTACTTTAGTGTCGAGTATTGGTTCTTCTTCAATGCTCGTATCAATTTTCTTAACAGCATCAGCATCTTTAATAAAGTCGGAAAAGTCTGGCTTCTCCATCCAATTTTCTATCATACCGTCATGTTTGATTCTTAAACGGATATAATCCCCACAATCATCCGCCTCCGGAATTAAGCCATTAGGTACATAATCGGTAATTTTACATATTACCTTTTTATCTTTATCAAGCAAGAAATAGGTTCCGCTATCACATACCTTAGCTTGAAGATATAAAGTTCCATATTCTGGTTTCCAATCAAGAAGTTTATGAACTTTCAAGTCAATTATGCCAGACCACATCCCTTTAGAAACCAAAGGATACTTGTTTTCATATAGCTCACCAAGCCAATCATCTGTATAGCTACACATTTCCTCATTGTATGGGAAGTATATCACCAGATAGTGAGCCACCTCATTCAAATTCTGTTCTTCAACTCCAACTAATATCTGTTTTGCCATAATCAAAATTTTTAAATAGTAGTCAACAGACTCACATCAACATCAGGAATGATAACGTCCGCAAGCCTGTCTTCGACAAGGAATCCCATATACAACGGAATGGTGAGTATATCTCCCTCACGTCCTACATTATATTGCCCCAACTTGATTGCATTCTTGACATGATACACATCCTTATTTTTAAGAATGGTAGCCATACTTTTTGCCTTACCGGTCTTAGCCTTGACTTCAAGGATGACGCATTCGCCTTTGAACCTTACCAAGAAGTCCAGTTCAAGCCCACTGTCCTTATGGAAATAGTATAGCTTCTGTCCGGACTTACACAGGAAATCCGCCATGAGGTTCTCAAAGATAGCTCCCTTATATCCAAGAAGATTCCCCTTCAATATATCAGCCTGAGTGCCATAGTCGAGCATTGCTACAAGGACACCTATGTCAGTAGTGTACACTTTGAAACAATCTTTGATGGAATTGCCCTCCAACGGCAGTTCCGTAATCTGCGTGTTATAGCACCTACGGACTATTCCGGCATCCTCCAACCATTGAATGCTACCGATGTATTGAGAAGACCTTCCTCCCTTTTTGACTATGGAATATTGGAATTTCTTATTCTCCTTGGCTAATTGCTTCGGAATGGATTCAAAACATTCACGGATATTAGGTTTGTCCGCATCATCTGCATATTTAACCATATCCTCCTCGTATTCGGCAATAAGATTACGCTGCTTCTTATATATGAGTTCGATATTCTTGGTTTCAAGGAAGCAATTCACCACTTCCGGCAGCCCTCCTACAATAACATATCTGTATAGCAGCTCCATCATTGCCTTGTGAATCCCATCGGGAACAGCCTTTTCGTTCTCAAAACATGATTTGACAGAATCGATAACAGCCTCACCGATTCCGTTTGCCCATAGAAATTCCTCAAAATCCAATGGGTACATATCAATTACGGTTTCATATCCGACAGGAACAGAATCTTGCCCGACATCCTCTTTCTTTTTCTTGCTTTGACCATAGCCTTTCACTCCTAAAAGAGAACCTGTGGCAATAACATCAAAACGTCCGTCTATATGAAATGACTTCAAGGCTGTCCTTGCTTCTTTACATTCCTGAATCTCATCAAGGATAATGCAGGTTTTCCCTTCAATGAACCGACTGCCTTGAATCAAAGCAGAGAGGTTGAGAATGATGGTATCGACATCTATATTGCCAGTAAAGGCAGACTTCTTGTCAGGTTCAAGAATGAAGTTCATATAGACCACACTTTCATAATTCTCCCTTGCGAATTTCTGGACAATATATGTTTTCCCACACTGGCGGATACCTTTTATCACAAGGGGCTTTCTGCCCTCGGCCTCTTTCCAATTAGCTAAATATGTTTCTATTTTCCTTTTAAGCATAGCGCAATCTTATTCTTTCCGCTACAAAATTACACTTTTTCGAGCGAATAAACCAAGGTTAAATACACTTTTTCAAGCGAATAAATCGAATTTAGTCACACTTTTTCCAACGAATCATCCCTATTACACGACATTTTTTCAAGCGAATCACAGCATAAACCTTTACTTTATCTCCGTATTCATATATACGTGCATTAAAGTAAAGCTAACAGAGGGAGAAAAAGAGATGGCTTCTCCAAAGCCATACTGAACCATATCTGCCGACTTTCTCTTTTGGCTGCAAAAGAATTCGACACCCCAACCCAAAAACAAAGCAAGACTCCCCTTATCAAACCACAAAATCCCACCCAAAAATCCGTAAATCCATCTCCGACTTTGCAGCCCGAATCGGCGAAATTATCCCCGATATGCCTTATCTTTGCGAAGCGGAGGTTTCGGGGCGAAAGAGAGCGATTTTCCCCATTTCCCCTCTGTTTTGAGATTGGTAACGAAGAAAAGTGTTAAATCTTCGATTTTTGACGAAAAAACAAGTAAATTTTCGAGTGGTCTATCTTTTAAGTCGTAAACTACTGATAATCAACTGGTATAATATACTGCATCGGAAAGTCTTCTCACCGACGTATTCCTTGTCGCCGCTTGACGACATCATCGGCACGAGTCCGAGGAACGATGCGAACTGGCGCTGGTTACTGAAGCGACCGATGTCGTCAATCTCGGTAAGCAGGCTCATGGCAATTGTCGAACCAATGCCTGGAACCGACATCAGGATGCCGTATTTCTCGGCATACCTGTCGCTGCGCGCCAGCGAGCGCAATCTGCGGTTCACATCAAGGAGGCGTTCCCTGTAATGGAGTACCTCGGCAATGAGCAGGTCAAGCGAGACCCGTGTGTCGGAGAGCAACCGCACGTCATTCTGCAACCACGTTATGAAACATCTTGTCCAGTGGCGGTTGCTTCGGAAATATTCTTCGGGGTACTCCACGCCGTTGTTGTACAGCAGATGCTTGATTCTGGATTTTATGCCGCCGGAAAGCTTCACAATAGTGGCGCGGTGGCGTACCAGCGCACGGTCGTCGAGGCTGTCCTTCGAGTGAATGTACACACTGCCGAGCTCACCGCGCATAAGGGCTTTGGCCAGCTTTTTTGAATCCACCGGGTCTGACTTCGAGTCCTTTTCCTTCTGGGTGGTCGGAACGTCAGCCGCATGTACCATGGTGCATTTTATACCAAGCTCAGTCAGGGCATAATAGGTCGAGAAGCCCGAAAACCCCGTCTCGTAGGCTGCATGGTAGCTACCGTTAGGATAATGCTTGTTCAAATGTTCAAAGAGCTCTTTGGCCGAAGCCTTTTGAGTATGAGTGCGCATAAAACCAGAGGGGGTGAGCACCGTGACACTCCATGTTCTCAGATGGACGTCGATACCAATAGAGATATTTTGTCCGCTGAAATCTTTTTTGTTACTTTGTACCATAGACGTATCGGTTTTGCTGTTAATGTATTTTGCTTTTACAAATTTACATGCAATTGCCCTTACGTCTATCTTTTCTCCTCACTCCTCTCGGGGGAAGCCTTAGCGGCAAGGGGCAGACAGCCCCCGTTGAGCGCCCCGTCAGCTAATCTGATGCAAACATAGTGACTTTATATTGGGGATAAATTCTCCTTATTTCTCCCGGATTTTGTCAACACATGTAAACCACTGTCAACACACGTCAACTAATGCGTCACTGTGACATTCGGGCTAACCGTGAATTTCCGTCGCGGTAGAAATATGTAGGAAAAATATGGATAAAAGCCGTTACTTCCAAATGCGGATTGGAAAGTGTTAAAATAGAAAAATCGCTGATATACAGCGACTTTATTCTAAATAGTTATAGTTGGTTACGGCTGTTTACAAGCCATCACTTGCCGATGCAATTATAGCATATTCTTGATTATTGCTGTCCGATAAAACTCAAATAGCGCAATAAAGTATGGCTCGAACGCTGATTTTACGGTGTTCGAGTCTTCTTTTTTACCTTACAAGCCCCCTCAGTCAAACAATGACGGTTCGGGAGGCGCTCCGGAGGCCTCGGAAAGGATGATTTCCCACTCTTTTTCCGGGTTGTTAAACAGGCTGTTGAAGTCA is part of the Duncaniella dubosii genome and encodes:
- a CDS encoding helix-turn-helix domain-containing protein, whose translation is MTKNTMGTKLPRKLEQKMSVVGEQIKLARLRRNLSVAQVAERATCSPLTVSRIEKGAPTVAIGIYLRVLYALQLDDDILWLAKEDKLGKTLQDLSLKTRERASKKE
- a CDS encoding IS110 family RNA-guided transposase; the protein is MVQSNKKDFSGQNISIGIDVHLRTWSVTVLTPSGFMRTHTQKASAKELFEHLNKHYPNGSYHAAYETGFSGFSTYYALTELGIKCTMVHAADVPTTQKEKDSKSDPVDSKKLAKALMRGELGSVYIHSKDSLDDRALVRHRATIVKLSGGIKSRIKHLLYNNGVEYPEEYFRSNRHWTRCFITWLQNDVRLLSDTRVSLDLLIAEVLHYRERLLDVNRRLRSLARSDRYAEKYGILMSVPGIGSTIAMSLLTEIDDIGRFSNQRQFASFLGLVPMMSSSGDKEYVGEKTFRCSILYQLIISSLRLKR
- a CDS encoding ATP-binding protein encodes the protein MLKRKIETYLANWKEAEGRKPLVIKGIRQCGKTYIVQKFARENYESVVYMNFILEPDKKSAFTGNIDVDTIILNLSALIQGSRFIEGKTCIILDEIQECKEARTALKSFHIDGRFDVIATGSLLGVKGYGQSKKKKEDVGQDSVPVGYETVIDMYPLDFEEFLWANGIGEAVIDSVKSCFENEKAVPDGIHKAMMELLYRYVIVGGLPEVVNCFLETKNIELIYKKQRNLIAEYEEDMVKYADDADKPNIRECFESIPKQLAKENKKFQYSIVKKGGRSSQYIGSIQWLEDAGIVRRCYNTQITELPLEGNSIKDCFKVYTTDIGVLVAMLDYGTQADILKGNLLGYKGAIFENLMADFLCKSGQKLYYFHKDSGLELDFLVRFKGECVILEVKAKTGKAKSMATILKNKDVYHVKNAIKLGQYNVGREGDILTIPLYMGFLVEDRLADVIIPDVDVSLLTTI
- a CDS encoding metallophosphoesterase, with product MNYKFDGSKVFFTSDTHFYHGNVIRFCNRPFENVEMMNETIISNWNNTVGLDDTVFHLGDFCLGGSAEWTKILDRLNGKIYLILGNHDLKNLRQGILIGVTMQMHIEVDKQKIYLNHYPFLCFDGGYKDVWQLFGHVHTRKDNTGIDATRLQYLYPTQYDVGVDNNNFMPVPFAQVKTIIEKQVEESKMKEQ
- a CDS encoding metallophosphoesterase, with product MKIQYMSDLHLELRENSRYLKHNELPVTGDVLVLAGDIFYLRDRIAPMMKFWKWASDNYRQVLIVPSNHEYYNYSDVMERGLQWKWMFRENVGFYQNQVIRIDDTDFVLSTLWSRINPNDEYFVWKGMNDFRQIKFDGKLLQVEEFNRMHETCIDFIRKSVEESTAGHIVVVTHHLPTLEVIDPQHKNSVLNSAFASEYGDWIANSRIDIWIYGHSHTNIDTEIGSTKVICNQMGYIFANEHIVNGFDPKKHVEI